A window of the Loxodonta africana isolate mLoxAfr1 chromosome 3, mLoxAfr1.hap2, whole genome shotgun sequence genome harbors these coding sequences:
- the LINGO4 gene encoding leucine-rich repeat and immunoglobulin-like domain-containing nogo receptor-interacting protein 4 has product MDAATAPKQVWALWRLLLLLLLLLLPGGSSGGCPTVCDCASQPRAVLCAHRRLEAVPGGLPLDTELLDLSGNRLWGLQQGMLSRLGLLRELDLSYNQLSTLEPGAFHGLQSLLTLRLQGNRLRIMGPGVFSGLFALTLLDLRFNQIVLFLDGAFAELGSLQQLEVGDNHLVFVAPGAFAGLAKLGTLTLERCNLSTVPGLALARLPGLIALRLRELDIGRLPAGALRGLGQLKELEIHHWPSLEALEPGSLVGLNLSSLAITRCNLSSVPFQALHHLSFLRVLDLSQNPISVIPARKLSPLVRLQELRLSGACLTSIAAHAFHGLTAFHLLDVEDNALRTLEETAFPSPDKLVTLRLSGNPLTCDCRLLWLLRLRRRLDFGTSPPACAGPQHVQGKSLREFSDILPPGHFTCKPALIRKSGPRWVIAEEGGYAVFSCSGEGDPVPTVSWMRPQGAWLGRAGRVRVLEDGTLEIRSVQLRDRGAYVCVVSNVAGNDSLRTWLEVIQLQPPNGSLSDPNITMPGIPGPFFLDSRGVAMVLAVGFLPFLTSVTLCFGLIALWSKGKGQVKHHMTFDFVAPRPSGDKNSGGNRVTAKLF; this is encoded by the coding sequence ATGGATGCGGCCACAGCTCCAAAGCAAGTCTGGGCCCTGTGGCGGCTCCTCCTGCTTCTGCTCTTgctcctcctgcctggagggagcaGTGGCGGCTGCCCCACTGTGTGCGACTGCGCCTCCCAGCCCCGTGCCGTGCTCTGTGCCCACAGGCGACTGGAGGCTGTACCTGGGGGACTCCCGCTGGACACAGAGCTCCTGGACCTGAGTGGGAACCGCCTGTGGGGGCTTCAGCAGGGGATGCTGTCCCGCCTGGGCCTGCTGCGGGAACTGGACCTCAGCTACAACCAGCTCTCCACCCTTGAGCCCGGGGCCTTCCATGGCCTACAAAGCCTACTCACCTTGAGGCTGCAGGGCAATCGGCTCCGAATCATGGGGCCGGGGGTCTTCTCAGGCCTGTTTGCCCTCACACTGCTGGACCTCCGCTTCAACCAGATTGTTCTCTTCCTAGATGGAGCTTTTGCGGAGCTAGGCAGCCTCCAGCAGTTGGAGGTTGGGGACAACCACCTGGTGTTTGTGGCCCCAGGGGCTTTTGCAGGGCTGGCCAAGCTAGGCACCCTGACCTTGGAGCGCTGCAACCTCAGTACAGTGCCTGGCCTCGCCCTTGCCCGTCTCCCGGGGCTCATCGCCCTGAGGCTTCGAGAACTGGATATTGGGAGGCTGCCTGCTGGGGCGCTTCGGGGGCTGGGACAGTTAAAGGAGCTGGAGATCCACCACTGGCCATCTCTGGAGGCTCTGGAGCCTGGAAGTCTGGTGGGGCTCAACCTCAGCAGCCTGGCCATCACCCGCTGCAATCTGAGCTCAGTGCCCTTCCAAGCACTGCACCACCTGAGCTTCCTCAGGGTCCTGGATCTGTCTCAGAACCCCATCTCGGTCATCCCGGCCCGGAAGCTCAGTCCCCTGGTGCGGCTCCAGGAGCTCCGACTCTCAGGGGCGTGCCTCACCTCCATCGCTGCCCATGCCTTCCATGGCTTGACTGCCTTCCACCTCCTGGACGTGGAAGATAATGCCCTTCGGACACTAGAGGAAACAGCCTTCCCTTCTCCGGACAAACTGGTCACCCTGAGGCTGTCTGGCAACCCCCTAACCTGTGATTGCCGCCTCCTCTGGCTGCTGCGACTCCGGCGCCGCTTGGACTTTGGCACGTCCCCCCCTGCCTGTGCCGGTCCTCAGCATGTCCAGGGGAAGAGCCTGCGGGAGTTTTCAGACATCCTACCTCCAGGACACTTCACTTGCAAACCAGCCTTGATCCGGAAGTCTGGGCCACGGTGGGTCATTGCAGAGGAGGGGGGGTATGCCGTTTTCTCCTGCTCCGGAGAGGGAGACCCCGTCCCCACTGTCTCCTGGATGAGGCCTCAGGGGGCTTGGCTGGGGAGAGCCGGGAGGGTAAGGGTCCTAGAGGATGGGACCCTGGAGATCCGCTCAGTGCAGCTGCGGGACAGAGGGGCCTATGTGTGTGTGGTCAGCAATGTAGCTGGGAATGACTCCCTGAGGACCTGGCTGGAGGTAATTCAGCTTCAACCACCAAATGGCAGTCTCTCTGACCCCAACATCACCATGCCGGGGATCCCAGGGCCTTTCTTTCTGGATAGCAGAGGTGTGGCTATGGTGCTGGCAGTCGGCTTCCTCCCCTTCCTCACTTCAGTGACCCTCTGTTTTGGCCTCATTGCCCTCTGGAGCAAGGGCAAGGGCCAGGTCAAACACCACATGACCTTTGACTTTGTGGCACCCCGGCCCTCAGGGGATAAGAACTCTGGAGGTAACCGGGTCACTGCCAAGCTTTTCTGA